The Deltaproteobacteria bacterium genome window below encodes:
- a CDS encoding alkaline phosphatase family protein codes for MPWLIALALLLALASYFGRRALIAGFFRDGVPAAAPWQREVTGPSLPAAPHVRVVLLDGLSRAHAQTLPNLNRACEGGLTLAVDVGFPTVSLPVQHVLWTGRTQQQSGVLYRIPRLDPPPVDALPQRVDDAIAVGESHRDIVHSFGFATTLPPLGRDDIEPVGSRWRTEEFVPAATAAVASDARLAFVHVLRIDEAGHREGAGSQAYDDAAREADAMLAEWLAAAPADARWIVLADHGHREGGGHGGAEPEIRVVRACIFGGAPLQVPSPTAPIHLVDLHRALADMLGLEPDADAPGRALATAIDEPRVAQTLPRPSPVAWVTALAVLLAGVMIGVAQGSARPALPWLPLAAVSVWLVDGAITLSNPVVYPPLGRDVLLAATPGLLWLLTWSARPRDARSLASAAAPACAALLATAILAGVPAALVGGPPPLVPTWTAWCSVLFTITAGGALAVAIGQGIAWGRRPRSATAR; via the coding sequence ATGCCGTGGCTCATCGCGCTCGCGCTGCTGCTGGCGCTGGCGTCCTACTTCGGCCGGCGGGCCCTGATCGCGGGCTTCTTCCGCGACGGCGTGCCCGCGGCCGCGCCGTGGCAACGCGAGGTCACCGGGCCCTCGCTGCCCGCGGCGCCCCACGTGCGGGTGGTGCTGCTCGATGGGTTGTCGCGGGCCCACGCGCAGACCCTGCCGAACTTGAACCGGGCGTGCGAAGGCGGGCTCACGCTGGCGGTCGATGTCGGCTTCCCGACGGTGTCGCTCCCGGTGCAGCACGTGCTGTGGACCGGCCGCACGCAGCAGCAATCGGGGGTGCTGTACAGGATCCCGCGGCTCGATCCGCCGCCGGTCGATGCCCTGCCGCAGCGCGTCGACGATGCGATCGCGGTGGGCGAGTCGCACCGCGACATCGTGCACAGCTTCGGCTTTGCGACCACGCTGCCACCGCTCGGTCGCGACGACATCGAGCCGGTCGGATCGCGCTGGCGCACCGAAGAGTTCGTGCCCGCTGCGACCGCGGCGGTCGCCAGCGATGCACGCCTGGCGTTCGTGCACGTGCTGCGCATCGACGAGGCCGGTCACCGTGAGGGCGCCGGTTCGCAGGCCTACGACGACGCCGCGCGTGAGGCCGACGCGATGCTGGCCGAGTGGCTCGCAGCCGCGCCCGCCGACGCGCGGTGGATCGTGCTGGCCGATCACGGCCATCGCGAGGGCGGCGGTCACGGCGGCGCCGAGCCGGAGATCCGCGTGGTGCGGGCGTGCATCTTCGGCGGCGCGCCGCTGCAGGTGCCATCGCCGACCGCACCGATTCACCTGGTCGATCTGCACCGCGCGTTGGCCGACATGCTCGGGCTCGAGCCCGACGCCGACGCGCCCGGTCGCGCACTCGCGACCGCGATCGACGAGCCCCGCGTGGCGCAGACGCTGCCACGGCCGAGCCCGGTGGCGTGGGTGACCGCGCTTGCGGTGCTGCTCGCGGGCGTCATGATCGGCGTGGCGCAGGGCTCGGCCCGGCCCGCGCTCCCGTGGCTGCCGCTCGCGGCGGTCTCGGTGTGGCTCGTCGACGGTGCGATCACGCTCTCGAACCCCGTCGTCTACCCACCGCTCGGCCGCGACGTCCTGCTCGCTGCGACCCCGGGCCTGCTGTGGCTGCTCACTTGGAGCGCACGCCCTCGCGACGCGCGGAGCCTCGCATCCGCGGCCGCGCCGGCCTGCGCGGCACTGCTCGCGACGGCGATCCTCGCCGGCGTACCGGCGGCGCTCGTCGGCGGTCCACCGCCGCTCGTGCCGACCTGGACCGCGTGGTGCTCGGTGCTGTTCACGATCACGGCCGGCGGCGCGCTCGCGGTCGCGATCGGGCAGGGGATCGCGTGGGGGCGGCGGCCGCGGTCGGCGACCGCCCGCTAG
- the lnt gene encoding apolipoprotein N-acyltransferase, whose amino-acid sequence MASDADHATVRDVPLARDAWVLAIASTGSLALALGAPPGGSVWSIWLGFAPLAWAAMRLRTRGVGRRFFAGWLGGLCVGLVGFPWFGEMLERFAGLPSAVAWCGQLAFSAWTAVPFGLWVVAFGDAPVRGRWAWVWPCVLWVALATVWPAVFPYTPVIGFAEVPQWMQAAELFGVAACEAQVVASGVLLARTVMPGDRRARVQQGIVALALPLASLGLGQLRMDAVDRELAGAPKLDVGIVQPNAPLLAHDPFDKMARLWSMSLELQNQGAELIVWPEAGTFPYRTYRPFVRDFVEPSRRVMRVHETPTIFGAASITRGERYEYNTVYAMDGEGNVVGAFDKNILVPFGEYVPLIDPDWAIDQIPSISHNHAGEGPARFEMALGTPPRTVALGPVVCYEDIFIEFSRQVAAQPGGIDAFVNVTIDTWFGFTAEPWEHLALAQFRSVEHRVPMVRSVAAGPASAIDATGRLAASLPLRDPRIGDPIPPESLLVEVALARNTASAPTVFARGGWLARWLCLAWVLGRAAAALWRRRRARRSAA is encoded by the coding sequence GTGGCCTCTGATGCCGACCACGCGACCGTGCGCGACGTGCCGCTGGCCCGCGACGCGTGGGTGCTCGCGATCGCGTCGACCGGCAGCCTGGCGCTGGCGCTGGGGGCTCCGCCGGGCGGCAGCGTGTGGAGCATCTGGCTCGGCTTCGCACCGCTCGCATGGGCGGCGATGCGGCTGCGCACGCGCGGCGTGGGGCGGCGCTTTTTCGCGGGGTGGCTCGGTGGGCTGTGCGTCGGGCTGGTCGGCTTCCCATGGTTCGGCGAGATGCTCGAGCGCTTCGCCGGCCTACCGAGTGCGGTGGCGTGGTGTGGCCAGCTCGCGTTCTCGGCCTGGACTGCGGTGCCGTTCGGGCTTTGGGTGGTCGCGTTCGGCGACGCGCCGGTGCGCGGTCGCTGGGCATGGGTGTGGCCGTGCGTGCTGTGGGTCGCGCTCGCGACCGTGTGGCCGGCGGTGTTCCCGTACACGCCGGTCATCGGCTTCGCCGAGGTGCCGCAGTGGATGCAGGCCGCCGAGCTCTTCGGCGTCGCGGCGTGCGAGGCCCAGGTGGTCGCGTCCGGGGTGCTGCTTGCGCGCACGGTGATGCCCGGCGATCGACGGGCGCGTGTGCAGCAGGGCATCGTCGCACTGGCGCTGCCGCTGGCGTCGCTCGGGCTGGGACAGCTGCGGATGGACGCCGTCGATCGCGAGCTCGCGGGCGCGCCGAAGCTCGACGTCGGCATCGTGCAACCCAACGCGCCGCTGCTGGCCCACGACCCTTTCGACAAGATGGCGCGCCTTTGGAGCATGTCGCTCGAGCTGCAGAACCAAGGCGCCGAGCTCATCGTGTGGCCCGAGGCCGGCACCTTCCCGTACCGCACCTACCGCCCGTTCGTCCGCGATTTCGTCGAGCCCAGCCGTCGCGTGATGCGGGTCCACGAGACACCGACCATCTTCGGCGCCGCCAGCATCACCCGCGGCGAGCGCTACGAGTACAACACGGTGTACGCGATGGACGGCGAGGGCAACGTCGTGGGCGCGTTCGACAAGAACATCCTGGTGCCGTTCGGCGAGTACGTGCCGCTCATCGATCCCGACTGGGCCATCGATCAGATCCCGAGTATCTCGCACAACCACGCCGGCGAGGGCCCGGCGCGCTTCGAGATGGCCCTGGGCACGCCGCCGCGCACGGTCGCGCTGGGGCCGGTGGTCTGCTACGAGGACATCTTCATCGAGTTCTCGCGGCAGGTCGCGGCGCAGCCGGGCGGCATCGATGCGTTCGTGAACGTCACCATCGACACGTGGTTCGGCTTCACCGCCGAGCCGTGGGAGCACCTCGCGCTGGCGCAGTTCCGGTCGGTCGAGCACCGGGTGCCGATGGTTCGCTCGGTGGCGGCGGGGCCGGCCAGCGCGATCGATGCAACGGGGCGGCTGGCGGCCTCGCTGCCGCTGCGCGACCCGAGGATCGGCGACCCGATCCCGCCGGAGTCGTTGCTCGTCGAGGTCGCGCTGGCGCGCAACACCGCGAGCGCACCGACCGTGTTCGCGCGGGGCGGCTGGCTGGCGCGGTGGTTGTGCCTGGCGTGGGTCCTGGGCCGCGCCGCCGCTGCGCTGTGGCGGCGACGTCGCGCCCGACGGAGCGCGGCGTGA
- a CDS encoding sulfatase-like hydrolase/transferase, with protein MAPFELWLLRDGGLGTVATIAALLLAGGTLCGIVIALVESLLRARAMPAWARAGLRALPSLLATVPTSRHLFEGAFAQTLPGAAWAPVLLPVVLWAALAVAIGLGTWLHAKRGGAWLLAVGLLLTAVAIDVVTRRVKRSEYPDVHTFLLVVECVVAGLGAAIALRRVGAWPSRRPLWIHGGRVWLVVIDVGLVACLTRGLATQEQRVTVATTGMHGRMLVRLCRSVFDLDRDEYSAVLGGGDCNDLDAAVNPGVAELPDNGIDDNCDGVSGLPPEAQAIVQANTEHHEQLVAWRERPEVIAQLKAARGFNVVLIAVDTLRADVLADTPENRAALPNFFALFDASRRFERTFAPAAGTDLSMSGVLTGQIDPFATAAPTLAEAMHAAGRRTHAVIPSEVIRYVGKAMLTRGLDGYDRIVNDMYERDVGSYTTGARTTELGLRFLDGLEPSQPFFLWLHYFDVHEHHEIKTNRLREAVGPDAEAATDKPSRYRLLVRVVDDQIGAVMAALRERGLWDNTIIVLVSDHGEGLGEDPRLPDNHGRFVYNALVHVPMSIRVPGFAPATIDRPVSLIDVHPTLFELMGQPEPAVDGESLVPYLIDGAPPELTHRTRPLPLNETDQYGVIMWPHKLMVRRDDNVAEIYDLAADFGETHDLSGGDPTLLQALHAAYGTLSSVNIDRSSKGRRARDKLAQAGADDE; from the coding sequence GTGGCGCCGTTCGAACTGTGGTTGCTGCGCGACGGTGGGCTCGGCACGGTCGCGACGATCGCCGCGCTGCTGCTGGCCGGCGGCACGCTGTGCGGCATCGTGATCGCACTGGTCGAGTCGTTGCTGCGCGCACGCGCGATGCCGGCGTGGGCACGCGCCGGCCTGCGAGCGCTGCCGAGCCTGCTGGCGACGGTCCCGACCTCGCGCCACCTCTTCGAGGGTGCGTTCGCGCAGACCCTGCCGGGCGCCGCGTGGGCGCCGGTGCTGCTGCCAGTGGTGCTGTGGGCCGCGCTGGCGGTCGCGATCGGGCTCGGCACGTGGCTGCACGCCAAGCGCGGCGGCGCCTGGCTGCTGGCCGTGGGGTTGCTGCTCACCGCAGTGGCGATCGACGTCGTCACGCGCCGGGTCAAGCGCAGCGAGTACCCCGACGTGCACACGTTCCTGCTGGTGGTCGAGTGCGTGGTCGCAGGCCTCGGCGCCGCGATCGCGCTGCGCCGCGTGGGCGCGTGGCCGAGCCGTCGACCGCTGTGGATCCACGGCGGCCGCGTGTGGCTGGTGGTGATCGACGTCGGCTTGGTCGCGTGCCTCACCCGTGGGCTCGCCACGCAGGAGCAGCGCGTGACGGTCGCGACCACCGGCATGCATGGCCGCATGCTGGTGCGCCTATGTCGCTCGGTGTTCGACCTCGATCGCGACGAGTACTCCGCGGTGCTCGGCGGCGGCGACTGCAACGACCTCGACGCCGCGGTGAATCCCGGCGTCGCCGAGCTGCCCGACAACGGCATCGACGACAACTGCGACGGTGTCAGCGGGCTGCCGCCCGAGGCCCAGGCCATCGTGCAGGCCAACACCGAGCACCACGAGCAGCTGGTGGCGTGGCGCGAGCGGCCCGAGGTCATCGCGCAGCTGAAGGCCGCGCGGGGCTTCAACGTGGTCCTCATCGCGGTCGACACCCTGCGTGCCGACGTACTCGCCGACACGCCCGAGAACCGTGCGGCGCTGCCGAACTTCTTCGCGCTGTTCGACGCCTCGCGCCGCTTCGAGCGCACCTTCGCGCCGGCGGCCGGCACCGATCTGTCGATGTCGGGCGTGCTGACCGGGCAGATCGACCCCTTCGCCACCGCCGCGCCGACCCTCGCGGAGGCGATGCACGCCGCTGGCCGCCGCACCCACGCGGTGATCCCCAGCGAGGTCATCCGCTACGTCGGCAAGGCCATGCTCACGCGCGGCCTCGACGGCTACGACCGCATCGTCAACGACATGTACGAGCGCGACGTCGGCAGCTACACCACCGGCGCCCGCACCACCGAGCTCGGCCTGCGATTCCTCGACGGACTCGAGCCCTCGCAGCCGTTCTTCCTGTGGCTGCACTACTTCGACGTCCACGAGCACCACGAGATCAAGACCAACCGCCTGCGCGAGGCGGTCGGCCCCGACGCCGAAGCGGCGACCGACAAGCCCTCGCGCTACCGCCTGCTGGTCCGCGTGGTCGACGATCAGATCGGCGCCGTGATGGCCGCGTTGCGCGAGCGTGGTCTGTGGGACAACACCATCATCGTGCTGGTCAGCGACCACGGCGAAGGCCTCGGCGAGGATCCGCGCCTGCCCGACAACCACGGCCGCTTCGTCTACAACGCGCTCGTGCACGTGCCCATGTCGATCCGCGTGCCCGGCTTCGCGCCCGCGACGATCGATCGCCCGGTCTCGCTCATCGACGTCCACCCCACGCTCTTCGAGCTCATGGGGCAGCCCGAGCCCGCCGTCGACGGCGAGAGCCTGGTGCCGTACCTCATCGACGGCGCACCGCCCGAGCTCACCCACCGCACGCGCCCGCTGCCGCTGAACGAGACCGACCAGTACGGCGTCATCATGTGGCCCCACAAGCTCATGGTCCGCCGCGACGACAACGTCGCCGAGATCTACGACCTCGCCGCCGACTTCGGTGAGACCCACGACCTCTCGGGCGGCGACCCGACGCTGCTGCAGGCGCTGCACGCCGCCTACGGCACCCTCTCGAGCGTGAACATCGATCGCAGCAGCAAGGGCCGCCGGGCGCGGGACAAGCTCGCCCAGGCCGGCGCCGACGACGAGTGA
- a CDS encoding 16S rRNA (uracil(1498)-N(3))-methyltransferase, translating into MNLLLLPRGSVDADGGAHVVGDAVAHVRRVLGKGVGDILKVGEREGRIGRAVIESLDDDGLRLRCTLDADPPPKLPVTLVLALPRPPVLRRVLQHATTMGVGRIVLCNAARVEKSYWGSPALLPDEIDAQLRLGLEQGRDTVAPSIEQRPRLRPFVEDELAHAAIPRRWLADGDGRTPVPCDVREPSIVAIGPEGGWVDFERELFTAAGFTAVTLGVRPLRVETAVVAMLARLAV; encoded by the coding sequence GTGAACCTGCTGCTGCTGCCGCGTGGCAGCGTCGACGCCGACGGTGGCGCGCACGTCGTCGGCGATGCGGTGGCGCACGTGCGACGCGTGCTGGGCAAGGGCGTCGGCGACATCCTCAAGGTCGGCGAGCGCGAGGGTCGAATCGGCAGGGCGGTGATCGAGTCGCTCGACGATGACGGCCTGCGGCTGCGATGCACGCTCGACGCCGACCCGCCGCCCAAGCTGCCCGTGACGCTGGTGTTGGCGCTGCCGCGGCCGCCGGTGCTGCGCCGCGTGCTGCAGCACGCGACGACCATGGGCGTCGGTCGCATCGTGTTGTGCAACGCCGCGCGCGTGGAGAAGAGCTACTGGGGCAGCCCCGCGCTGCTGCCGGACGAGATCGATGCGCAGCTGCGCCTGGGGCTCGAGCAGGGCCGCGACACCGTCGCGCCCAGCATCGAGCAGCGCCCGCGCCTGCGACCGTTCGTGGAGGACGAGCTCGCCCACGCTGCGATCCCGCGACGCTGGCTCGCCGATGGCGACGGCCGCACGCCGGTGCCGTGCGACGTGCGCGAGCCGAGCATCGTCGCGATCGGACCCGAGGGTGGCTGGGTGGACTTCGAGCGCGAGCTGTTCACGGCGGCGGGCTTCACCGCGGTGACGCTCGGGGTTCGGCCGCTGCGGGTCGAGACCGCGGTGGTCGCCATGCTCGCGCGACTGGCGGTCTGA
- the gspN gene encoding type II secretion system protein GspN — translation MKIGLKLPGLTLTKGDVPTDGKGGMRAFARRLRSIAGWGAISLAFFLLFTWLCLPTRAIAWRIGHEARKAGYIIDVRDVSVSLLGNITLEDVTWTFEPSRPDAVPGKFLLTTVDVDVSFLSLLVGNMDIDVEAHAVDGVITAHYERDAEQSSIQIEVADLPLYDVPKARQALNAPLSGLFALKVALEMPGNKFSKAAGTIELTCAACSIGDGEAKLYIPGSKGLKDGTVIPQIDLGTFTGKMVVEKGKATTEGLMETKSEDIELSVEGDIEFKDPVQKSRIDMTLKLNLTEKLQQRSEKLRLVFQGADAKSRLDPPEQGLGYVLSGAISNPKFRGIKAKTARDSRAEKRARQAKRDAAKRKKDEAKGKPKPGETDAKDDAKAEIDARPSLPGGPTPPMPPTGGDAMPTPTKPGANPLDVENDPPPGGATTAPPSEPPPSEPPPSEPPPPDPNVEPPPPDSGEQNVEEVPTILPPDGSFGGSGGPIGEPVQ, via the coding sequence ATGAAGATCGGACTCAAGCTCCCAGGCCTGACGCTCACCAAGGGCGACGTGCCCACCGACGGCAAGGGCGGCATGCGGGCGTTCGCCCGCCGGCTGCGCTCGATCGCCGGCTGGGGTGCCATCTCGCTGGCGTTCTTCCTGTTGTTCACGTGGCTGTGCCTGCCGACGCGGGCGATCGCGTGGCGCATCGGCCACGAGGCCCGCAAGGCCGGCTACATCATCGACGTGCGCGACGTGTCGGTGTCGCTGCTGGGCAACATCACGCTCGAGGATGTGACCTGGACCTTCGAGCCGTCGCGACCCGACGCGGTGCCGGGCAAGTTCCTGCTGACCACCGTCGACGTCGACGTGTCGTTCCTGTCGCTGCTGGTCGGCAACATGGACATCGACGTCGAGGCCCATGCCGTCGACGGCGTCATCACGGCCCACTACGAGCGCGACGCCGAGCAGTCGTCGATCCAGATCGAGGTCGCCGATCTCCCGCTGTACGACGTGCCCAAGGCGCGCCAGGCCCTCAACGCCCCGCTGTCGGGGCTGTTCGCGCTCAAGGTCGCGCTCGAGATGCCGGGCAACAAGTTCTCCAAGGCCGCGGGCACGATCGAGCTCACCTGCGCGGCGTGCTCGATCGGTGACGGCGAGGCCAAGCTCTACATCCCCGGCAGCAAGGGCTTGAAGGACGGCACCGTCATCCCGCAGATCGACCTCGGCACCTTCACCGGCAAGATGGTGGTCGAGAAGGGCAAGGCCACCACCGAGGGCCTGATGGAGACCAAGAGCGAGGACATCGAGCTCTCGGTCGAGGGCGACATCGAGTTCAAGGACCCGGTGCAGAAGTCGCGCATCGACATGACCTTGAAGCTCAACCTGACCGAGAAGCTGCAGCAGCGCAGCGAGAAGCTGCGCCTGGTGTTCCAGGGCGCCGACGCCAAGTCGCGGCTCGATCCACCCGAGCAGGGCCTCGGCTACGTGCTGAGCGGCGCCATCTCGAACCCCAAGTTCCGCGGCATCAAGGCCAAGACCGCCCGCGACTCGCGGGCCGAGAAGCGTGCACGGCAGGCCAAGCGCGACGCCGCCAAGCGCAAGAAGGACGAGGCCAAGGGCAAGCCCAAGCCGGGCGAGACCGACGCCAAGGACGACGCGAAGGCGGAGATCGACGCCCGCCCGTCGCTGCCCGGCGGGCCGACCCCGCCGATGCCGCCCACCGGCGGCGATGCGATGCCGACGCCGACCAAGCCCGGCGCCAACCCACTCGACGTCGAGAACGATCCGCCGCCCGGTGGTGCCACCACCGCGCCGCCCTCGGAGCCGCCACCGTCGGAGCCGCCGCCGTCGGAGCCGCCCCCGCCCGATCCCAACGTCGAGCCCCCGCCGCCGGACTCCGGCGAGCAGAACGTCGAGGAGGTCCCGACCATCCTGCCGCCCGATGGCAGCTTCGGTGGCTCGGGCGGGCCGATCGGCGAGCCGGTGCAGTGA
- a CDS encoding cytochrome c — protein sequence MIARWLAPVLLVLGGCGGSAEVTPAARQRAATIWSERCANCHGPTGRGDGPGAKLLPKAPRNFADATWQGSVDDARIAQVIVDGGLRYGLDSNMAANPDLQREPAVVSALVELIRGL from the coding sequence ATGATCGCGCGGTGGCTCGCGCCGGTGCTGCTCGTGCTCGGCGGCTGCGGTGGGTCGGCCGAGGTCACGCCTGCGGCCCGGCAGCGCGCCGCAACCATCTGGTCCGAGCGCTGTGCCAACTGCCACGGGCCCACCGGCCGCGGCGATGGCCCCGGCGCCAAGCTGTTGCCCAAGGCGCCGCGCAACTTCGCCGACGCGACCTGGCAGGGCAGCGTCGACGATGCCCGCATCGCGCAGGTGATCGTCGACGGCGGCCTGCGCTACGGGCTCGACTCGAACATGGCGGCGAACCCCGACCTGCAGCGTGAGCCGGCGGTCGTGTCGGCGTTGGTGGAGCTCATCCGTGGCCTCTGA
- a CDS encoding formamidopyrimidine-DNA glycosylase, whose product MPELPDITVYVERLADKLKGATLEVLRLCNPFFLRTVTPPWQSVQGCRVQGVSRLGKRIAISLEGELHLVMHLMKLGRLKWDARGKAPGLKLLHASLTFDRGSLHVIEIGPKKRASLHVVKGDGALAEFRPLGIEPLACTLAEFTAAVRRENHTLKRTLTDQRLIAGIGNAYSDEILHAARLSPVQLSTKLDDDAIARLWQATRATLDRWTDQLRAEVGDGFPEKVTAFREGMAVHGRFREPCPVCQTAVERIVYADRETNYCARCQTDGKRLADRALSRLLGQDWPRTLEELEERRG is encoded by the coding sequence GTGCCGGAGCTGCCGGACATCACGGTCTACGTCGAGCGCCTCGCCGACAAGCTGAAGGGCGCGACCCTCGAGGTCCTGCGCCTGTGCAATCCCTTCTTCCTACGCACCGTCACGCCGCCTTGGCAGTCGGTGCAGGGCTGCCGTGTGCAGGGGGTGTCGCGGCTGGGCAAGCGCATCGCCATCTCGCTCGAGGGCGAGCTGCACCTCGTGATGCACCTGATGAAGCTCGGTCGGCTCAAGTGGGACGCGCGCGGCAAGGCCCCCGGCCTCAAGCTCTTGCACGCGAGTCTGACCTTCGACCGCGGCAGCCTGCACGTGATCGAGATTGGTCCCAAGAAGCGCGCTTCGCTGCACGTCGTGAAGGGCGACGGCGCGCTGGCCGAGTTCCGCCCGCTGGGCATCGAGCCGCTGGCGTGCACGCTGGCCGAGTTCACCGCGGCGGTGCGCCGCGAGAACCACACCCTCAAGCGCACGCTCACCGATCAGCGCCTCATCGCGGGCATCGGCAACGCCTACTCGGACGAGATCCTCCACGCCGCGAGGCTGTCGCCGGTGCAGCTGAGCACGAAGCTCGACGACGACGCGATCGCGCGGCTGTGGCAGGCCACCCGCGCGACCCTCGACCGCTGGACCGACCAGCTGCGTGCCGAGGTCGGCGACGGCTTCCCCGAGAAGGTCACCGCGTTCCGCGAGGGCATGGCGGTGCACGGCCGCTTCCGCGAGCCGTGCCCGGTGTGCCAGACCGCCGTCGAGCGCATCGTCTACGCCGACCGCGAGACCAACTACTGCGCGCGCTGCCAGACCGACGGCAAGCGCCTGGCGGATCGCGCGCTGTCGCGGCTGCTCGGTCAGGACTGGCCACGCACGCTCGAAGAGCTCGAGGAGCGGCGCGGATGA
- the pilM gene encoding pilus assembly protein PilM, whose translation MAHKFVGIDLGSHRVKLAVVTSGLRGVQLVDTFEEPVLAAAPEAGKGDDVDPYLPALQAALQGLRAKGLLSESVAVALPPGTLSYRVLTFPFAEERRIAQTIAFEADGQFPEPLDQLAYSHVVVPSGQGSGRALMVATKRERVDQLATIFKRAGSDLRAVTSGATALTQVLEAEPGPLPAGAAEPGLTAVTLVLDLGHNSTELLVVGAKGPIAVRSVRRAGRHVTAAIAKGYGLDLAAAEAAKRADAFVPHRGHDHLSDEQLRAGTLIATAIEPLVREIEQTRIWLRTTFRCEVTRLVTTGGGAHLGGLAAYLTEHTGLPCGEGRVKPQANLRGVEGRDLTSYAVAIGAAWGAARRPLIQLHDPHAGQADAGWMQERIASLAAIGVAVMAFGALDTIVRVKALDAEREAYVEELRETTTKVLGADVPAAEVKKKLDEADGQDVTSVIAQRGALEVLALLAQAATPSDHGRVPMPPPPGQTDDGATAGDTEGGGADGGEAAATATPTPAAPEAAAETIDAKAGVVTSDELVFLNVDIRERKIELRLQAKRASAQTRLAYKLRDIACLSNIEKGKVKGEDLKTFDMSMDNNCYYASSLGSGDSAAAGDDDEGGT comes from the coding sequence ATGGCGCACAAGTTCGTCGGCATCGATCTCGGATCCCACCGCGTGAAGCTGGCGGTGGTCACGTCGGGGCTGCGCGGGGTCCAGCTGGTCGACACCTTCGAGGAGCCGGTGCTGGCCGCGGCGCCCGAGGCGGGCAAGGGCGACGACGTCGACCCGTACCTGCCTGCGCTACAGGCTGCGCTGCAGGGGCTGCGGGCCAAGGGTCTGCTGTCCGAGTCGGTTGCGGTCGCGCTGCCGCCCGGCACGCTGTCGTACCGCGTGCTGACGTTCCCGTTCGCGGAGGAGCGGCGCATCGCGCAGACCATCGCGTTCGAGGCCGATGGTCAGTTCCCCGAGCCGCTCGACCAGCTCGCATACAGCCACGTGGTGGTGCCGAGCGGGCAGGGCAGCGGCCGCGCGCTGATGGTCGCGACCAAGCGCGAGCGGGTCGATCAGCTCGCGACCATCTTCAAGCGCGCCGGCTCGGACCTGCGCGCGGTGACCTCCGGTGCGACCGCGCTGACGCAGGTGCTCGAGGCCGAGCCCGGACCGTTGCCCGCGGGCGCGGCCGAGCCCGGCCTCACCGCCGTCACGCTGGTACTCGACCTCGGGCACAACAGCACCGAGTTGTTGGTGGTCGGCGCCAAGGGCCCGATCGCGGTGCGATCGGTGCGCCGCGCGGGCCGGCACGTCACCGCGGCGATCGCCAAGGGCTACGGCCTCGACCTCGCGGCAGCCGAGGCGGCCAAGCGGGCCGACGCCTTCGTACCCCATCGCGGCCACGATCACCTGAGCGACGAGCAGCTGCGCGCGGGCACGCTCATCGCCACCGCGATCGAGCCGCTGGTGCGAGAGATCGAGCAGACCCGCATCTGGCTGCGCACGACCTTCCGCTGCGAGGTGACGCGGCTGGTGACCACCGGCGGCGGTGCGCACCTGGGCGGGCTGGCGGCGTACCTCACCGAGCACACCGGCCTGCCGTGCGGCGAGGGGCGGGTGAAGCCGCAGGCCAATCTCCGCGGCGTCGAGGGCCGCGATCTCACCAGCTATGCGGTCGCGATCGGAGCCGCGTGGGGGGCCGCGAGGCGGCCGCTCATCCAGCTGCACGATCCCCACGCCGGGCAGGCCGACGCCGGCTGGATGCAGGAGCGCATCGCGTCGCTGGCCGCGATCGGCGTCGCCGTCATGGCCTTCGGTGCGCTCGACACCATCGTGCGCGTGAAGGCGCTCGACGCCGAGCGCGAGGCCTACGTCGAGGAGCTGCGCGAGACCACCACCAAGGTGCTCGGCGCCGACGTGCCGGCCGCCGAGGTGAAGAAGAAGCTCGACGAGGCCGATGGCCAGGACGTCACCTCCGTCATCGCGCAGCGTGGCGCGCTCGAGGTGCTCGCGTTGCTCGCACAGGCGGCGACGCCGAGTGACCACGGCCGCGTGCCGATGCCACCGCCACCGGGTCAGACCGACGACGGCGCCACTGCGGGTGACACCGAGGGGGGCGGCGCCGATGGTGGCGAGGCCGCCGCGACGGCGACCCCGACCCCGGCGGCGCCCGAAGCCGCCGCCGAGACCATCGACGCCAAGGCGGGCGTGGTCACTTCGGATGAGCTGGTGTTCCTCAACGTCGACATCCGCGAGCGCAAGATCGAGCTGCGGCTGCAGGCCAAGCGCGCGTCGGCGCAGACTCGACTCGCCTACAAGCTGCGCGACATCGCGTGCCTCTCGAACATCGAGAAGGGCAAGGTCAAGGGTGAAGACCTCAAGACCTTCGACATGAGCATGGACAACAACTGCTACTACGCCAGCTCGCTCGGCAGCGGAGACTCCGCGGCCGCCGGCGACGACGACGAAGGGGGGACCTGA